The DNA region GGGTCTCGATCGCCTCCATGTCCTCGTCGGAAAAGCCGAAATGGTGGCCGAGTTCATGGACAAGCACATGGGTGACGATCTCGCCGAGCGTGTTGTCGTCATGCTCGGCCCAGTAGTCGAGGATGGCACGGCGGTAGAGGTAGACGGTGTTGGGGAGCTGCCCGGTAAACGGGGCGGCTCCACCTTGTGCCAGACCCACTCCTGAAAAAAGGCCCATGAGTTCGAATGGGCTCTCCATTCCGAATTCCCGCAGGACATCGTCCTCGGCAAATTCGGCGACCGAGCAGGTTACATCGGCCGCCAATGATTTGAACGGCTCCGGCAGGTCCGCCAGTGCGGCGCTCGCCAGAGCCTCGATGTCGTCGAGACTGGGGGCGTAACGCTCGCCCCAGTCGTCAGTACTTACTGCCACTCGCGAATATCGACGAAATGCCCCGCGATGGCTGCTGCCGCGGCCATGGCAGGCGATACCAGGTGCGTGCGACCCTTGAAGCCCTGACGACCCTCGAAATTGCGATTGCTGGTCGAGGCGCAGCGCTCTTCGGGGCGCAGCTTGTCGGGGTTCATGGCGAGGCACATGGAGCATCCTGGCTCCCGCCACTCAAAGCCGGCGTTCTTGAAGATGACGTCCAGCCCTTCGGCCTCCGCCTGCTCTTTGACGAGGCCTGACCCGGGAACGACCATCGCGCTCACACTCGGCGCCACCTTGCGGTCCTTGATCACGGCAGCAGCGGCGCGCAGGTCTTCGATGCGGCCATTGGTGCACGAGCCCAGGAACACCCGGTCGACATTGATATCGGTGATCTTGGTGCCGGGCTTGAGGCCCATATAGTCCAATGCCCGCCACTTGGAGGCGCGCTTGTTCTCATCGGCAATTTCGTCGGGGTTCGGCACTGCACCGGTTACCGAGATCACGTCCTCGGGCGAGGAGCCCCATGAGACAATCGGGGGGAGCTTGGCAGCATCGAGCACTACGACCTTGTCGAAGTGCGCGCCGTCATCGGAGTAGAGCGTCTTCCAATAGTCCAGCGCCATGTCCCAGGCTTTACCCTTGGGCGCGCGCGGACGGTCCTTCACATAGACAAAGGTGGTCTCGTCTGGTGCGATCAAGCCCGCACGTGCGCCGCCTTCAATGGTCATGTTGCAGATGGTCATGCGACCTTCCATGGACAGCGACCGAATGGCTTCGCCTGCAAATTCGATGACGTGACCATTGCCGCCGGCTGTGCCGATCTCGCCGATAATGGCCAGGATAATGTCCTTGGCGGTGACGTGCGGGGGCAATTGCCCATCCACCCGCACCAGCATGTTCTTGGCTTTTTGCTGCTTCAGCGTTTGGGTGGCCAGCACGTGCTCGACTTCGGACGTACCAATGCCGTGCGCCAGGGCGCCGAAGGCACCGTGGGTCGAGGTATGCGAATCGCCGCAAACGATGGTCATGCCCGGCAGGGTGAAACCTTGTTCAGGCCCCACGATGTGCACGATACCCTGCCGTCGGTCATAGGCGTCGTAATACTCGATGCCGAAGTCACGCGTATTCTCCGCTAACGCGGCGATCTGAGTGGCGCTTTCCGGATCCGGGTTGGGCAGGCTGCGATCGGTTGTGGGGACGTTATGATCAACCACTGCGAGCGTGCGTTCCGGGTGGCGCACCTTGCGGCCGCTCATTCGAAGGCCCTCGAAAGCCTGTGGGCTCGTTACCTCGTGAACAAGATGCCGATCGATATAGAGGAGGGAGGTTCCATCCTCGTTGTTCTGCACCAGGTGGTCGTCCCAAATCTTGTCGTAGAGCGTGCGGGCCATTGGAGTTCCGGCAGGAGTGAACAGTTTGGAGCCGTTCTAAGCCTTGGAGGCGGGAGCGGTCAAGCATAACCGTACTCACGGGTACGGTAACACAAATGCGTGTTCGGACGTAAGGGAATGCTTAGCTT from Devosia sp. RR2S18 includes:
- a CDS encoding metallopeptidase family protein; this encodes MAVSTDDWGERYAPSLDDIEALASAALADLPEPFKSLAADVTCSVAEFAEDDVLREFGMESPFELMGLFSGVGLAQGGAAPFTGQLPNTVYLYRRAILDYWAEHDDNTLGEIVTHVLVHELGHHFGFSDEDMEAIETQVDTD
- the leuC gene encoding 3-isopropylmalate dehydratase large subunit: MARTLYDKIWDDHLVQNNEDGTSLLYIDRHLVHEVTSPQAFEGLRMSGRKVRHPERTLAVVDHNVPTTDRSLPNPDPESATQIAALAENTRDFGIEYYDAYDRRQGIVHIVGPEQGFTLPGMTIVCGDSHTSTHGAFGALAHGIGTSEVEHVLATQTLKQQKAKNMLVRVDGQLPPHVTAKDIILAIIGEIGTAGGNGHVIEFAGEAIRSLSMEGRMTICNMTIEGGARAGLIAPDETTFVYVKDRPRAPKGKAWDMALDYWKTLYSDDGAHFDKVVVLDAAKLPPIVSWGSSPEDVISVTGAVPNPDEIADENKRASKWRALDYMGLKPGTKITDINVDRVFLGSCTNGRIEDLRAAAAVIKDRKVAPSVSAMVVPGSGLVKEQAEAEGLDVIFKNAGFEWREPGCSMCLAMNPDKLRPEERCASTSNRNFEGRQGFKGRTHLVSPAMAAAAAIAGHFVDIREWQ